The Rhodocytophaga rosea genome has a segment encoding these proteins:
- a CDS encoding helix-turn-helix domain-containing protein: MERTANIYYPKTSPENIFIRQIWSTKDIQPDKRTEKILPKGTAEIIFNLSEGIHCYKTDEKNAFYLPKYFINGINLNPINLSISRQYFIGIQFNIFALKYIFKIPTVEFNDQVLEGSLVCKSLDRLAEKLSESSSFHEQAEIILQWFKGKIKDCPGLETKNRIIHLHADPDIIHLSPKTIGEKYNITPRHLSRLCVEYLGMCTEDVILYRKYLSSLYQIHHPHQSLTQITYDCGYYDQSHFVRTFKLFTGLTPKQYRKVASGLPGHIFEVSAEKAITLHSTKSQLQILLV; encoded by the coding sequence ATGGAGCGGACAGCAAACATTTACTATCCAAAAACAAGCCCTGAAAATATCTTTATCCGGCAAATCTGGAGCACTAAGGATATTCAACCGGATAAACGTACAGAAAAAATCCTTCCTAAGGGAACGGCAGAAATTATTTTTAATCTTTCAGAAGGAATACATTGTTATAAGACGGATGAAAAAAATGCTTTTTATCTGCCGAAATATTTTATCAATGGCATCAATCTTAATCCAATCAACCTGTCGATCAGCAGGCAATATTTTATAGGCATACAGTTTAATATTTTTGCATTAAAATATATTTTCAAGATCCCTACTGTAGAATTCAACGATCAGGTTCTGGAAGGCTCTCTGGTCTGTAAATCATTGGATAGGTTAGCAGAGAAACTGAGTGAATCCTCTTCATTCCATGAGCAAGCAGAGATTATACTACAATGGTTCAAAGGCAAAATAAAAGATTGTCCCGGGCTTGAGACTAAAAACCGGATCATCCACCTGCATGCAGACCCCGACATTATACATCTTTCACCAAAAACTATCGGTGAAAAGTATAATATTACCCCCCGCCACCTGAGCCGCCTGTGTGTAGAATATCTGGGGATGTGTACAGAAGATGTTATTCTTTATAGAAAATACCTGTCATCGCTTTATCAAATCCACCATCCACATCAATCTCTCACTCAAATAACCTATGACTGCGGTTATTATGACCAGTCTCATTTTGTGCGAACTTTCAAGTTATTCACCGGTTTAACCCCTAAACAATACAGGAAAGTAGCAAGTGGACTGCCGGGACATATTTTTGAGGTTTCAGCGGAGAAAGCTATAACCTTACACAGTACAAAGAGCCAACTGCAAATACTTTTAGTCTGA
- a CDS encoding glycoside hydrolase family 97 protein yields MSKLFFIFLLTLTSSVFLFAREIKVKSPDGKIEVRIHQNKQLTYDVLSGQNALLQGSVIDLELENGNSLSAGLAIRAVNRSEVRTEIVPVVPEKRRIIPDRYNQVEIRFRQPYSLLFRVYDDGVAYRIVTHFPDSITIKNEAAIFNFSLTKMIWYPQVQPRTDADVFHTSFEEHYTIKPLDSIPAESLIFTPLLIETSTSAKVLLTESDLVDYPGMFVKNNAGKGFTGEFAPYPLEEKMVGGEFKQWAVTKRAGYIARTKGSRSLPWRVIIISSADTDLPSNDLVYRLGSPTPLTDVSWIQPGKSTEEWIIGSNLYNIPFQAGINTDTYKYYIDFARKFGFERILLDAGWSDAMDLFKITPTLNMDELAAYAKSQGIKLSMWTLAATLDRQLEPALGQFNRWGVDFIMTDFIDRDDQKMVNFHHRVAEACARHKIMLMFHGSFKPAGFSRTWPHALTREGVLGSEYNIWSHRAAPPHNVTLPFIRMVAGPMDYEPGLLQNGTKETFRPIGNYVMSQGTRCHQLAMFVVYDSPMQFFSGNPSTGLQEPEFMELLGNIPTVWDETRILEGKIGEYIITLRKKGTDWYIGSLTNWTGRSLTIKLDFLDEGNYELNAAEDGVNASRYAADYQLIKKKVKKGDTLEIKLAPGGGFGGRIRNVD; encoded by the coding sequence ATGAGCAAACTATTTTTTATCTTTCTTTTGACCCTCACAAGCAGCGTATTCCTTTTTGCCAGAGAAATTAAAGTCAAGTCGCCAGACGGTAAAATTGAAGTACGCATCCATCAAAATAAACAACTCACCTACGATGTTTTGTCCGGGCAGAATGCTTTGTTACAAGGTTCTGTCATAGACCTGGAGCTGGAGAATGGTAATAGCTTATCGGCAGGTTTAGCGATACGAGCTGTCAACCGAAGTGAAGTCAGAACGGAGATTGTGCCTGTAGTTCCCGAAAAAAGACGTATCATTCCAGACCGCTATAACCAGGTAGAAATCCGTTTCCGGCAACCCTATAGCCTGCTATTCCGGGTATATGACGATGGTGTAGCATACCGCATTGTTACGCATTTTCCGGATTCTATTACGATAAAGAATGAAGCAGCCATTTTTAATTTTTCGCTTACTAAAATGATATGGTATCCACAGGTACAGCCCCGGACCGATGCCGATGTATTTCATACCAGCTTTGAAGAACATTATACTATTAAACCCCTGGATAGTATTCCTGCCGAAAGCCTGATATTTACCCCTTTATTAATTGAAACAAGCACCTCAGCCAAAGTATTACTGACCGAATCTGATTTAGTTGATTATCCGGGCATGTTTGTGAAAAATAATGCTGGCAAAGGCTTTACAGGTGAGTTTGCCCCTTATCCGCTGGAGGAGAAAATGGTGGGAGGTGAATTTAAACAGTGGGCCGTAACCAAAAGAGCCGGATATATTGCCCGGACTAAAGGCAGCCGGAGTTTACCCTGGCGGGTGATCATTATTTCATCAGCAGATACAGACCTTCCCTCTAATGATCTGGTATACAGGCTGGGTTCGCCTACTCCCTTAACCGATGTTTCGTGGATTCAACCGGGCAAGAGTACTGAGGAATGGATCATTGGAAGCAACCTGTACAATATTCCTTTTCAAGCTGGCATTAACACCGACACCTACAAGTATTATATTGATTTCGCCAGAAAATTCGGTTTTGAACGTATTCTGCTGGATGCTGGCTGGTCGGATGCCATGGATTTGTTCAAGATTACGCCTACGCTGAATATGGATGAACTGGCGGCCTATGCCAAAAGCCAGGGAATAAAACTCAGCATGTGGACATTGGCGGCTACCTTAGACCGTCAGCTGGAACCAGCTCTGGGCCAGTTTAACCGATGGGGAGTGGATTTTATCATGACCGATTTTATTGACCGGGATGATCAGAAAATGGTAAACTTTCATCACCGGGTTGCTGAAGCCTGTGCCCGGCATAAAATTATGCTCATGTTTCATGGCTCATTTAAACCGGCAGGATTCAGCCGAACCTGGCCACATGCTTTAACCCGCGAAGGCGTACTGGGTTCGGAGTATAATATCTGGAGCCATCGGGCTGCGCCACCTCATAATGTTACGCTGCCTTTTATCCGGATGGTTGCCGGACCAATGGATTACGAACCAGGTTTACTGCAAAATGGAACGAAGGAGACTTTCCGGCCTATTGGTAATTATGTGATGTCGCAGGGAACCAGGTGCCATCAGTTAGCCATGTTTGTAGTATACGATAGCCCCATGCAGTTTTTTTCCGGCAATCCTTCCACTGGCTTGCAGGAACCGGAATTTATGGAGTTACTAGGCAATATTCCTACCGTATGGGACGAAACCAGGATTCTGGAAGGAAAAATAGGCGAATACATCATAACCCTCCGCAAAAAAGGTACTGACTGGTACATTGGCAGCCTTACCAACTGGACTGGCCGTTCGCTTACCATCAAACTTGATTTTCTGGATGAAGGCAACTACGAACTCAACGCTGCCGAAGATGGCGTAAATGCCAGCCGTTATGCCGCCGATTACCAGTTGATCAAGAAAAAAGTAAAGAAAGGAGATACACTGGAAATTAAACTTGCTCCCGGCGGAGGATTTGGTGGCAGAATCAGGAATGTGGATTGA